The following are encoded together in the Bacillota bacterium genome:
- the rplN gene encoding 50S ribosomal protein L14, with the protein MIQPQTMLNVADNTGGRKIMCIRVMGGSNRRYATVGDVIMATVKDAVPGGMVKKGEVVRAVVVRTTKQIPRPDGSYIKFDENAAVIINDQNNPRGTRIFGPVARELRDRDFTKILSLAPEVL; encoded by the coding sequence ATGATTCAACCACAAACCATGTTGAACGTAGCGGATAATACCGGTGGCAGGAAGATCATGTGCATCAGGGTCATGGGTGGCTCTAACCGACGTTATGCGACTGTTGGGGATGTAATCATGGCAACAGTCAAGGACGCTGTGCCAGGTGGTATGGTGAAAAAGGGAGAAGTGGTGAGAGCCGTGGTCGTCAGGACCACCAAACAGATCCCAAGGCCCGATGGCTCCTATATAAAGTTTGACGAAAATGCAGCAGTGATCATAAATGATCAGAATAATCCGAGGGGCACGAGAATCTTCGGACCAGTGGCAAGGGAACTTAGAGATAGGGATTTTACCAAGATCCTATCCCTCGCTCCTGAAGTGCTGTAG
- a CDS encoding 50S ribosomal protein L24 gives MIRIIRGARESSDQWQGNLEIGILPRSYPSLLKCCSDEVRKVALLRPKIKKGDTVVVISGEHKDRRGKVLKVFPREGRATVEGVNILKRHTRPTRTAPQGGIVERPGPLPISALMLVCPRCSKPARIGRERLADGSYVRICRRCGQDIDSK, from the coding sequence ATGATCAGAATAATCCGAGGGGCACGAGAATCTTCGGACCAGTGGCAAGGGAACTTAGAGATAGGGATTTTACCAAGATCCTATCCCTCGCTCCTGAAGTGCTGTAGTGATGAGGTGAGGAAAGTGGCGCTTTTAAGGCCCAAGATCAAAAAGGGAGATACAGTGGTAGTGATCTCCGGGGAGCATAAAGATCGCCGCGGAAAAGTGCTCAAGGTCTTCCCGCGAGAAGGGCGGGCTACTGTAGAAGGGGTCAATATCCTGAAACGGCATACGAGGCCGACTCGAACCGCTCCCCAAGGAGGCATTGTGGAGAGGCCTGGGCCCCTTCCCATATCAGCGCTTATGCTGGTATGTCCCAGGTGCAGTAAGCCGGCCAGGATAGGGAGAGAGAGGCTGGCCGATGGTTCATATGTACGGATTTGCCGCCGATGTGGCCAGGATATCGATAGTAAGTAA
- the rplO gene encoding 50S ribosomal protein L15 produces the protein MKLHELRPPAGAKHDPKRRGRGIGSGLGKTAGRGHKGQLARSGGGKGPGFEGGQTPLQRRLPTRGFNNPFKKEFVEVNVSKLNRFEDGTQVTPELLVQEGVIKQIKDGIRILGNGEVNKALTVRANGFSKSAIAKIEAAGGKVEVI, from the coding sequence ATGAAACTTCATGAGCTCAGACCCCCAGCCGGGGCAAAACACGATCCTAAGAGAAGGGGGCGTGGCATAGGGTCGGGGCTCGGCAAGACAGCTGGCAGAGGGCATAAAGGCCAGCTGGCTCGATCCGGCGGGGGTAAGGGCCCTGGTTTCGAGGGAGGACAGACGCCGCTGCAGCGTCGACTTCCTACGAGGGGCTTTAATAATCCGTTCAAGAAGGAATTTGTCGAGGTAAATGTATCCAAGTTGAACCGTTTTGAGGATGGAACCCAGGTAACCCCCGAGCTCCTGGTTCAGGAGGGCGTCATAAAGCAAATCAAAGACGGGATCAGGATCCTGGGTAATGGGGAAGTCAACAAAGCTCTTACAGTAAGAGCCAATGGATTCTCAAAGTCTGCGATTGCCAAGATAGAGGCAGCTGGTGGGAAAGTTGAGGTGATATAG
- a CDS encoding type Z 30S ribosomal protein S14, translating into MAKKSLIAKQRRPQKYRVREYHRCRICGRPRAYMRKFDLCRICFRELAHRGEIPGVTKASW; encoded by the coding sequence TTGGCTAAGAAATCTCTTATTGCAAAACAGAGACGGCCGCAGAAATATCGCGTGAGGGAATATCACAGGTGCCGTATCTGCGGTAGGCCAAGGGCTTATATGCGCAAATTCGACCTGTGCCGTATCTGCTTCCGTGAGCTTGCTCACCGGGGAGAGATCCCGGGTGTGACGAAAGCCAGCTGGTAA
- the rplV gene encoding 50S ribosomal protein L22, which produces MEAKAHAKYVRISPRKVRRVVDLIRGKDATEALVLLRHLPEISASVVEKVLKSAVANAEHNLELNRRDLYVAEAYVNQGPTMKRWRARMRGMPAPIRKRSSHITVIVREKEG; this is translated from the coding sequence GTGGAAGCAAAGGCCCATGCCAAGTATGTACGGATTTCGCCACGCAAGGTAAGGCGGGTGGTAGACCTTATACGGGGCAAAGACGCTACAGAGGCGCTGGTCCTGCTGAGACACTTGCCGGAGATTTCCGCATCCGTCGTTGAAAAGGTGCTGAAATCGGCCGTGGCGAATGCTGAGCACAATTTAGAATTGAACCGCAGGGATCTCTACGTCGCCGAGGCTTATGTGAATCAAGGCCCGACCATGAAGAGATGGCGGGCGCGAATGAGAGGGATGCCTGCGCCTATCAGAAAAAGAAGCAGTCACATTACTGTGATCGTCAGAGAGAAGGAGGGGTGA
- the rpsH gene encoding 30S ribosomal protein S8 — MQSTDPIADMLTRIRNVNIAAGDVVEVPASKVKRELARILREEGFIRDFEIVKSKDGKKGTLKLYLRYGPNKTRVIAGLKRISKPGRRIYTRKNEVPKVLGGLGVAIISTPKGIMSDKEARKNGLGGEVICYVW; from the coding sequence ATGCAATCTACCGATCCTATTGCTGATATGCTTACACGGATAAGGAATGTAAACATTGCCGCCGGCGATGTTGTAGAAGTGCCCGCATCTAAGGTTAAGCGCGAACTAGCGAGGATACTCAGGGAAGAGGGTTTTATTCGGGATTTCGAGATTGTAAAGTCAAAGGACGGCAAGAAGGGGACCCTCAAGCTCTATCTGAGATACGGGCCTAATAAAACGCGAGTAATTGCGGGGCTAAAGAGGATAAGTAAGCCCGGCCGCCGCATATACACTAGGAAGAATGAGGTGCCCAAAGTGCTCGGTGGCCTGGGAGTGGCCATCATCTCCACTCCAAAAGGGATCATGAGCGATAAAGAGGCGCGCAAGAATGGTCTCGGCGGGGAAGTCATTTGTTATGTGTGGTAA
- the rpmD gene encoding 50S ribosomal protein L30, with amino-acid sequence METGKTKRLKVTLIKSPIGFPRDQRDTVRALGLRKLNGVNILDDNQAIRGMIAKVRHLVTVDELAE; translated from the coding sequence ATGGAAACTGGCAAGACCAAGAGACTCAAGGTCACATTGATCAAGAGCCCCATAGGTTTCCCCAGGGATCAGAGGGATACCGTCAGGGCTCTAGGGTTGCGTAAACTGAATGGAGTCAATATATTGGATGACAACCAGGCCATCCGAGGGATGATCGCCAAGGTGAGGCATTTGGTTACCGTAGATGAACTTGCGGAGTGA
- the rpsE gene encoding 30S ribosomal protein S5 encodes MQRKRIDPEGLDLKEKVVAIDPVAKTTKGGRTRNFRALVVVGDGNGHVGVGLGKAAEVSEAIRKGTEKAKKNLFEVPIAGTTIPHEVVGHFGAGTVLLKPAMEGTGVIAGGPVRALLECAGIKDILTKSLGSSNPINVVSAAVQGLRSLRTAEEVARLRSKSVEELLA; translated from the coding sequence ATGCAAAGGAAACGGATCGACCCAGAGGGATTGGACCTTAAAGAGAAGGTCGTCGCTATCGATCCAGTGGCCAAGACCACTAAGGGAGGAAGGACTAGGAACTTTCGTGCCTTGGTGGTTGTAGGCGATGGGAATGGCCATGTAGGCGTCGGTCTTGGCAAGGCGGCTGAGGTTTCAGAGGCCATCAGAAAAGGTACAGAGAAGGCCAAGAAAAACCTGTTTGAGGTTCCCATCGCTGGCACTACAATTCCCCATGAAGTAGTGGGGCATTTCGGTGCGGGGACGGTCTTGCTCAAGCCCGCTATGGAAGGCACCGGAGTCATCGCAGGAGGACCCGTCAGGGCGTTGCTGGAATGCGCGGGGATCAAGGATATTTTGACAAAATCTCTTGGGTCTTCTAACCCGATCAATGTGGTCAGCGCGGCGGTCCAAGGCCTTCGTTCCTTGAGGACGGCTGAAGAGGTAGCCAGACTTCGTTCCAAATCTGTGGAGGAACTGCTGGCTTGA
- the rpmC gene encoding 50S ribosomal protein L29, whose protein sequence is MKVREIRDLTNEELESRLRDLKEELFNLRFQIATGQLDNPMRVRDVRKTIARVKTVLRERQLGITGA, encoded by the coding sequence ATGAAGGTTAGAGAGATCCGAGACCTGACGAATGAAGAATTGGAAAGCCGGCTTAGGGACCTCAAGGAAGAACTTTTCAACCTCCGGTTTCAGATTGCTACCGGCCAGCTTGACAACCCTATGAGAGTGCGCGACGTCCGAAAGACCATCGCGAGGGTCAAGACTGTGCTGCGCGAGCGACAACTTGGGATAACAGGTGCGTGA
- the rplB gene encoding 50S ribosomal protein L2 → MGIKNYRPVTPGRRQMTVSDFEEITKVEPEESLLAPLRKKGGRNAYGRITVRQRGGGHKRMYRIIDFKRDKDGIPAKVASIEYDPNRSARIALLNYVDGEKRYILAPLGLNVGDTVMSGPGADIKPGNALPLAQIPTGTMIHNIELVPGKGGQLVRAAGMGAQLLAKEGEYAHVRLPSTEVRLISLNCKATIGQVGNVEHENVTLGKAGRKRWLGRRPEVRGVVMNPVDHPHGGGEGKAPVGRKSPVSPWGWPTLGYKTRKPKASDKFIVRRRNQ, encoded by the coding sequence TTGGGGATAAAGAACTACAGGCCTGTTACTCCGGGACGGAGGCAGATGACTGTATCTGACTTTGAGGAGATTACTAAAGTAGAGCCGGAAGAATCGCTTCTCGCCCCACTGCGCAAGAAGGGCGGGCGAAATGCCTATGGCCGGATCACCGTTCGGCAAAGAGGCGGCGGGCATAAGAGGATGTACAGGATTATTGATTTCAAGCGCGATAAGGATGGCATACCGGCCAAGGTGGCGTCCATAGAATATGATCCCAATCGTTCCGCGCGAATAGCGCTCTTAAACTATGTAGATGGTGAGAAGAGATATATTCTGGCGCCCTTGGGGCTGAATGTTGGAGACACGGTCATGTCAGGACCGGGCGCTGATATCAAGCCCGGAAATGCTCTGCCTCTTGCCCAGATCCCTACAGGCACCATGATCCACAATATCGAGCTGGTCCCTGGCAAGGGAGGCCAGCTTGTGCGGGCGGCAGGAATGGGTGCCCAGTTGCTGGCCAAGGAGGGCGAATATGCCCATGTGAGGTTGCCTTCCACTGAGGTGAGACTCATAAGTCTAAATTGCAAGGCAACCATAGGCCAAGTGGGGAATGTGGAGCATGAGAACGTGACTCTAGGCAAGGCTGGAAGAAAAAGATGGTTGGGGCGCAGGCCCGAAGTCCGTGGTGTGGTCATGAACCCTGTTGATCATCCACATGGCGGCGGCGAAGGGAAGGCGCCTGTTGGTCGCAAGAGCCCGGTCTCCCCATGGGGATGGCCGACCCTTGGATATAAGACTCGTAAGCCTAAGGCCTCAGATAAGTTCATTGTGAGAAGACGCAACCAGTAG
- the rpsQ gene encoding 30S ribosomal protein S17 yields the protein MAEADRGTRKERVGVVVSNAMDKTVVVAVERRVRHRRYGKILTRTTKVKAHDEGNECNIGDKVRVMETRPLSKEKRWRVVEILEKAK from the coding sequence TTGGCTGAAGCCGATCGAGGCACGAGGAAGGAACGTGTCGGCGTGGTAGTCTCCAATGCCATGGATAAGACGGTGGTTGTCGCCGTTGAACGACGCGTGCGTCACCGCCGATATGGCAAGATCCTGACCAGGACTACTAAGGTCAAGGCACATGATGAGGGAAATGAATGCAATATCGGGGATAAAGTGAGGGTAATGGAGACTCGCCCGCTTAGCAAAGAGAAAAGATGGCGAGTCGTGGAGATTCTCGAGAAAGCTAAGTAG
- the rplP gene encoding 50S ribosomal protein L16 — MLQPKRVKHRKVQRGRMKGEATRGSELYLGEYGLKAMEPGWITDRQIEAARIAMTRYIKRGGKVWIKIFPDKPVTAKPAETRMGSGKGNPEYWVAVVKPGRILFEIAGVPEDVAREAMRLAGFKLPIKSRFVKREEMVGEVHEG, encoded by the coding sequence ATGCTTCAACCGAAGCGAGTAAAACATCGCAAAGTGCAACGCGGTAGAATGAAGGGCGAGGCGACAAGAGGATCGGAGCTATATCTGGGCGAATATGGGTTGAAGGCCATGGAGCCGGGCTGGATTACTGACCGCCAGATCGAGGCTGCTCGAATTGCCATGACCCGGTATATCAAACGTGGCGGGAAAGTCTGGATAAAGATCTTTCCCGACAAACCAGTGACCGCCAAACCCGCCGAAACCCGAATGGGAAGTGGCAAGGGAAACCCTGAATATTGGGTAGCCGTTGTCAAGCCCGGGCGCATACTCTTCGAGATAGCTGGAGTGCCCGAAGACGTGGCAAGGGAGGCCATGAGACTCGCGGGTTTCAAGTTGCCCATTAAGAGCAGGTTTGTGAAGCGTGAGGAAATGGTGGGTGAGGTCCATGAAGGTTAG
- the rpsJ gene encoding 30S ribosomal protein S10: protein MAGHKIRIRLKAFDHRLLDQSAEKIVETAKRSGAFVSGPIPLPTERSVYTVLRSPHIDKDSREQFEMRTHKRLIDILEPTQKTVEDLMRLDLPAGVDIEIKL, encoded by the coding sequence ATGGCAGGTCACAAGATCAGGATACGGCTGAAGGCATTTGATCACAGACTTTTGGATCAGTCGGCGGAAAAGATCGTCGAGACTGCAAAACGCAGTGGCGCCTTTGTGTCCGGCCCTATCCCGCTCCCAACCGAGAGAAGCGTATATACGGTGCTCAGGTCACCGCATATCGACAAGGACTCAAGGGAGCAGTTCGAGATGAGGACACATAAGAGGCTGATTGACATCCTCGAACCAACTCAAAAAACTGTCGAGGATCTTATGCGCCTCGATCTCCCGGCCGGTGTAGATATCGAGATTAAACTCTAG
- the rpsC gene encoding 30S ribosomal protein S3: protein MGHKVHPFGLRLGIIKDWPSKWFARKGFSELLHEDYNIRRYLKNRLYAAGVSKIEIERAANRVKVTVHTARPGMVIGRGGQEVESLRKDLEILTGKQVGLYISEIKYPELDAQLVAENIAQQIEKRVSFRRAMKQAMSRAAKLGALGFRVKCSGRLAGAEIARTEGYNEGKVPLHTLRADVDYGFAEAHTTYGRIGVKVWIYKGEVLPEKPKRPVENTAAAGGGE, encoded by the coding sequence GTGGGTCATAAAGTGCACCCGTTTGGGCTCAGATTGGGAATAATCAAAGACTGGCCCAGCAAATGGTTTGCGCGTAAAGGTTTTTCCGAGCTCTTGCATGAAGATTACAATATTCGGCGATACCTAAAAAATAGGCTTTATGCTGCCGGGGTCTCCAAAATAGAGATTGAAAGGGCAGCAAACCGTGTCAAGGTCACAGTTCACACCGCAAGGCCCGGAATGGTCATCGGAAGAGGTGGCCAGGAGGTTGAAAGCCTGAGGAAGGACCTTGAGATTCTTACCGGCAAGCAGGTTGGCCTATATATTTCCGAAATCAAGTATCCGGAACTCGATGCGCAGCTGGTCGCAGAGAATATCGCCCAGCAGATAGAGAAACGTGTATCATTCCGAAGGGCGATGAAACAGGCAATGAGCAGAGCGGCAAAGCTTGGGGCCCTAGGCTTCCGCGTCAAATGCAGCGGTCGCCTGGCAGGTGCGGAAATCGCAAGGACTGAGGGCTATAATGAGGGCAAGGTGCCTCTTCATACTCTTCGTGCCGATGTGGATTATGGTTTTGCCGAGGCTCATACGACCTACGGGCGGATAGGCGTAAAGGTATGGATCTATAAGGGTGAAGTACTGCCTGAGAAGCCCAAACGTCCTGTTGAGAATACGGCAGCTGCCGGGGGAGGCGAGTAG
- the rpsS gene encoding 30S ribosomal protein S19, translating into MSRSLKKGPYVDPKLLAKINKMNETGEKTVIKTWSRDSTIFPEMVGHTIAVHDGRRHVPVYITEDMVGHKLGEFAPTRTFRGHGAHTERSTALK; encoded by the coding sequence ATGTCGAGGTCACTTAAGAAGGGACCATATGTTGATCCAAAGCTTCTTGCCAAGATCAACAAGATGAACGAGACGGGCGAGAAGACCGTAATCAAGACATGGTCGAGGGATTCGACGATTTTTCCTGAAATGGTCGGGCATACGATAGCTGTACATGACGGACGAAGACATGTACCGGTGTATATTACTGAGGACATGGTTGGACATAAACTCGGAGAGTTTGCGCCCACCAGGACGTTTAGAGGTCACGGAGCTCATACCGAGAGATCCACGGCCTTGAAATAA
- the rplE gene encoding 50S ribosomal protein L5, with the protein MPSRLKEKYLKEVAPLLAQKFGYKSPMQVPKIEKVVINMGVSDAVGDPKMLDAAVNDLTAISGQKPLITRAKKSIAAFRIRAGMPIGCKVTLRGDRMYYFLDKLFNAALPRIRDFRGVPRDSFDGRGNYTLGIKEQLIFPEISYDKVDKIRGMDITIVSTAKTDEEAYELLKAMGLPFRA; encoded by the coding sequence ATGCCGTCGCGCTTGAAGGAGAAATATCTGAAGGAAGTAGCCCCTCTTCTTGCCCAAAAGTTTGGGTATAAGAGCCCCATGCAGGTGCCCAAGATCGAGAAGGTGGTCATCAACATGGGAGTAAGTGACGCCGTAGGTGACCCCAAGATGCTTGATGCGGCTGTAAACGACCTCACGGCGATTTCCGGGCAGAAGCCCTTGATCACTCGTGCGAAGAAATCAATTGCCGCCTTCAGGATCAGGGCTGGCATGCCCATCGGGTGCAAGGTCACATTAAGGGGCGACCGGATGTATTATTTCCTGGATAAGCTTTTCAATGCGGCGCTACCTCGCATTAGAGATTTCCGCGGGGTGCCGCGAGATAGTTTCGATGGAAGAGGCAATTATACACTCGGGATCAAAGAACAATTGATATTCCCAGAAATTTCTTATGATAAGGTCGATAAAATCCGTGGCATGGATATAACCATTGTAAGCACTGCCAAGACGGATGAAGAGGCCTATGAGCTACTGAAAGCCATGGGACTGCCATTCAGGGCGTAG
- a CDS encoding 50S ribosomal protein L18 yields the protein MIKGTDRRAARLRRHARIRRDIKGTAERPRLSVFRSLSHIYAQVIDDEAGHTLVSCSSVEPEVRQQIPYGGNTEAAKLVGKLIASRALAKGIRQVVFDRGGNLYHGRVKALADGAREAGLEF from the coding sequence ATGATCAAAGGTACTGATAGACGTGCTGCCAGGCTCAGGAGACATGCGAGGATCAGGAGGGACATCAAAGGTACGGCAGAACGCCCACGTCTGAGCGTTTTCAGGAGTCTCTCCCATATCTATGCGCAGGTTATCGATGATGAGGCGGGCCATACCTTAGTTTCATGTTCATCTGTTGAGCCTGAGGTTAGGCAGCAAATTCCATATGGAGGCAATACAGAGGCCGCCAAGCTGGTGGGCAAACTCATAGCCAGCAGGGCGCTCGCCAAGGGGATCAGGCAAGTCGTATTTGATAGAGGCGGAAATCTCTATCATGGTAGGGTCAAGGCCCTCGCCGATGGCGCAAGGGAGGCCGGCTTGGAGTTTTAG
- the rplF gene encoding 50S ribosomal protein L6, translating into MSRIGRMPIEIPQGIEVKVDGDSVTVKGPKGTLTQKLSNRVKVSLQDSKIIVTREAEDKEARSLHGLSRTLIANMIKGVIQGYEKGLEISGVGYRAAKQGNKLVLTVGYSQPVEVTPRPGIDIEVPAPTKIVVKGIDKQLVGQTAAEIRAIRKPEPYKGKGIRYAGEHIRQKAGKAGKAAGGKK; encoded by the coding sequence ATGTCCAGAATAGGGAGAATGCCGATCGAGATACCCCAAGGTATCGAGGTCAAGGTCGATGGGGATTCGGTGACGGTCAAGGGGCCCAAAGGGACACTCACGCAAAAGCTCAGCAATAGGGTGAAGGTCTCTTTGCAAGATTCAAAGATCATTGTGACGCGTGAGGCAGAGGATAAAGAGGCAAGGTCTCTTCATGGGCTCTCGAGAACCCTCATCGCAAATATGATCAAGGGTGTAATACAGGGTTACGAAAAGGGGCTTGAAATCTCCGGAGTCGGTTACAGGGCTGCCAAGCAAGGGAATAAGCTTGTGCTCACCGTTGGATATTCTCAGCCTGTTGAGGTGACTCCGAGACCCGGTATAGACATCGAGGTGCCTGCTCCCACGAAGATTGTGGTGAAAGGCATCGATAAGCAACTGGTTGGCCAGACTGCCGCCGAGATACGGGCGATAAGAAAGCCCGAACCTTATAAGGGTAAAGGGATTAGGTATGCAGGAGAGCATATCCGCCAGAAGGCAGGAAAGGCTGGCAAGGCCGCTGGCGGGAAGAAGTAA
- the rplD gene encoding 50S ribosomal protein L4, with protein MAKGVVYNVKGEQVGQVELNEAIFDAPVNTAVLHEAVVMQQASERLGTAKTKTIGEVSGGGIKPWRQKGTGRARHGSRRSPLWPGGATLFGPMPRDYGYELPKKVRRLALKSAISSKFKSGELIIVDDLRLSEPKTREMSNILANLNAQGNVLIVTDKPDRLVQLSSGNIPGVKTLEVRRLNVRDILASDKILMTRDAVNGLEEVLGNNGA; from the coding sequence ATGGCTAAAGGTGTGGTTTACAACGTCAAAGGTGAGCAGGTCGGCCAGGTGGAGCTGAATGAGGCCATTTTTGACGCGCCTGTGAATACTGCGGTGCTTCATGAGGCAGTCGTGATGCAGCAGGCCAGCGAAAGGCTTGGAACGGCCAAGACGAAGACCATTGGCGAAGTCAGCGGGGGAGGAATCAAACCCTGGCGACAGAAGGGAACAGGCCGGGCCAGGCACGGGAGCCGCCGGTCGCCGCTCTGGCCTGGTGGCGCGACGCTTTTCGGTCCTATGCCGCGCGACTACGGATATGAGCTGCCCAAGAAGGTGAGGAGGCTTGCCCTGAAGTCCGCGATTTCGTCGAAATTTAAGTCCGGCGAATTGATCATCGTTGATGACCTAAGGCTGAGTGAGCCCAAGACGCGAGAGATGTCGAACATTCTTGCGAATTTGAACGCGCAGGGCAATGTCCTCATAGTGACAGACAAACCCGATAGGTTGGTTCAGCTTTCCAGTGGCAACATACCGGGCGTGAAGACTCTTGAGGTGCGACGGCTGAACGTGCGCGATATTTTGGCGAGCGACAAGATACTGATGACTCGCGACGCCGTCAACGGCCTGGAGGAGGTGCTTGGAAACAATGGAGCCTAG
- the rplC gene encoding 50S ribosomal protein L3, producing the protein MAKGILGKKVGMTRIFDENGVITPVTAIEAGPCQIVQKKTRDRDGYDAIQLGFGTRSQAAITKPVRGHLKKAGIEQPVRYLKEIRVDNPDQYNVGQTIKADIFQEGEMVDVTGTTIGKGFTGVVKRWNFNRGPMSHGSMYHRRVGSLGATDPQRVFKGRRMPGRMGAERVTIQKLRIVKVDPEKNLILVKGSVPGTRGSLLTIRESVKKG; encoded by the coding sequence TTGGCCAAGGGAATTTTGGGCAAAAAGGTGGGCATGACCCGCATATTCGATGAGAATGGTGTCATTACTCCGGTGACGGCGATTGAAGCCGGCCCCTGTCAGATAGTGCAGAAGAAAACTAGAGATAGGGACGGCTATGATGCCATACAACTGGGATTTGGAACCAGGTCACAGGCCGCTATCACGAAGCCTGTCAGGGGACATCTGAAGAAGGCGGGCATAGAGCAGCCTGTAAGGTACCTTAAGGAAATACGGGTCGATAACCCAGACCAGTATAATGTGGGCCAGACTATCAAGGCTGACATTTTCCAGGAGGGTGAGATGGTCGATGTGACCGGGACCACGATAGGGAAAGGATTCACCGGGGTGGTCAAGAGGTGGAACTTCAATAGGGGTCCCATGTCACATGGATCTATGTATCACCGACGTGTCGGTTCACTCGGAGCTACAGACCCTCAGCGTGTATTCAAGGGACGGCGAATGCCGGGCAGGATGGGCGCTGAGAGGGTGACGATCCAGAAACTTCGCATCGTCAAGGTAGATCCTGAGAAGAACCTCATCCTCGTGAAAGGGTCAGTTCCTGGCACCCGAGGAAGCCTCCTGACCATAAGGGAGAGCGTTAAGAAGGGGTGA
- the rplW gene encoding 50S ribosomal protein L23, with product MEPRDVIIRPLVTEKSTGQLEDRKYSFVVDKRAHKLEIKKAVEEIFKVKVKDVNTVAVKGKKKRMGRFVGTTPDWKKAVVTLEEGQSIPLFEGV from the coding sequence ATGGAGCCTAGGGATGTAATCATTCGTCCTCTCGTTACAGAGAAGAGCACCGGCCAGCTGGAAGACAGGAAGTATTCATTTGTGGTTGACAAAAGGGCCCATAAGCTCGAGATAAAAAAGGCCGTAGAAGAGATATTCAAGGTAAAGGTCAAGGATGTAAACACTGTAGCCGTCAAGGGGAAGAAAAAGCGCATGGGGCGTTTCGTTGGGACTACCCCTGATTGGAAGAAGGCCGTTGTGACCCTTGAGGAAGGACAGAGTATCCCTCTATTTGAAGGGGTATAG